A region from the Mercenaria mercenaria strain notata chromosome 7, MADL_Memer_1, whole genome shotgun sequence genome encodes:
- the LOC128558654 gene encoding acetylcholine receptor subunit beta-like, translating into MDISKITLSCIFAVLYFIFSAAHGTSVDRGDDVVQVYRNLLENYIPNIRPCHNCSETVNVDIKCHILALNKVDEILGEFVLVAALTLEWSDKRVVWDPKLTGTNSLMFSSKEVWVPPLLLSNPFKEFSSVNKEEMPIRAFYNGTLIWQPFGVFNTKCKYNIYNYPLDVQTCYVMFHPSAYLAKEVNMTAVDRHAKLVPEFEENGEWKLLDAFISTDNLLNLSVTTITINIERRPTFFIVNIICPLILISILNCFGFVIPAANGERISYSVSILMSLTVFMSVVNISIPQTSAPMPIICYYLICVFVGSFLVTLSVLFNTRLYYTDSSNRVPPALKYIFRLIRCGKVNICTESSEQSCDIPRVSQTDSNNASESVGNGIEPHADAFKSHADIDWRDVALLLDNTGLIISCVYFLVINIVFVFV; encoded by the exons ATGGATATATCAAAAATTACTTTAAGTTGCATTTttgctgttctttattttattttttctgctgCTCATGGTACCTCTGTAGACAGGGGAGATGACGTTGTACAGGTATATCGGAATCTTCTCGAAAATTATATTCCAAATATTAGACCATGTCATAATTGCTCCGAAACAGTaaatgttgatataaaatgtcatattttagcATTGAACAAAGTGGATGAAATTCTTGGCGAGTTCGTTCTAGTGGCTGCATTAACTTTAGAATGGTCTGACAAACGCGTCGTGTGGGATCCGAAGTTAACAGGGACTAACAGTTTGATGTTTTCTTCAAAAGAA GTTTGGGTACCTCCGCTGCTTCTGAGCAACCCATTCAAAGAGTTCAGTTCTGTGAACAAGGAGGAAATGCCAATAAGAGCCTTTTACAATGGAACATTAATATGGCAGCCATTCGGTGTATTCAACACAAAGtgtaaatacaatatttacaattatCCTCTAGACGTCCAAACTTGTTACGTCATGTTCCACCCATCCGCGTACCTAGCAAAGGAAGTTAATATGACCGCTGTAGATAGACACGCCAAGCTTGTTCCTGAATTTGAGGAAAATGGAGAATGGAAATTACTCGACGCATTTATTTCTACGGATAATCTCCTAAATTTATCTGTTACGACAATCACCATAAATATTGAAAGACGTCCGACATTTTTTATTGTGAACATTATTTGTCCATTGATTTTGATAAGCATTTTAAATTGCTTTGGATTCGTAATACCCGCCGCTAATGGAGAAAGGATATCATATTCAGTATCCATTTTGATGTCACTTACAGTTTTTATGTCAGTGGTAAACATCAGCATACCGCAAACATCCGCTCCAATGCCAATTATATGTTATTATCTGATTTGTGTATTCGTAGGCAGCTTTCTTGTTACGCTGTCAGTGCTTTTCAACACTCGTTTATATTATACTGACTCCTCGAATCGAGTTCCTCCTGCTTTAAAGTATATATTTAGACTCATTCGATGTGGAAAGGTCAATATATGTACGGAAAGCAGTGAACAAAGTTGTGATATCCCACGAGTATCACAAACAGACTCAAATAATGCCAGTGAGTCCGTTGGGAATGGCATAGAGCCTCATGCAGATGCATTTAAATCTCATGCTGACATTGATTGGCGTGATGTTGCTTTGCTTCTTGATAATACAGGCCTAATAATTTCGTGTGTATATTTCCTGGttataaatattgtatttgtGTTTGTTTGA